The genomic window AGCTACCTCTCGGGCGCCGCAGATCTCCACCAGTCGCAGGCCTGGGCCACCCTCATGAATGGGTTCGAGACGATCAGCAGCTTCAAGGCAGAGCCAGGTCGCTACATCAGTATTGAAGCGCGCGGCGATGACGCGGGCACGATCGTGGTTTCGCGCGAACGGCTGGTCGTCCGGCATGCCGAGCGTTTGCGATTTGAGGCGGAGCAGGAGGTGGGTGAGGCGACGGCCAGCAGCACAGCCGCTGTCGTGGCGCCGCCACCGGCCGCGCGGGGCGCAGCACCGCGCTATGACTGGGATGCCTTCTGGGCTGAGGCACTGGTCAGCATGTTCCAGGACGGCCCGCCGGCCACGCTGGCGGAATACGTTCGCCGCATGGAGACGTGGTTTGCTGATCGTGGCGAGCATCCCGATTCCAGCACGATCAAGAAGAAGCTGAGCCAGCCCTGGCGGCGGATCGCGCCTCAGTTGGAACGCCGCCGCGCCTGATTGGGACGGATCGCCGCCGAGGCGGGTAGGGCTAAGTATGAAGCCATCGCCCGTGGGACTGAATGCTCACCTCCCGCCGCACATCCGAGAGGTCTGCGGCATCCTGGCTAGGGGGCTGGTGCGGCTGCGCAGCCGCGCTGCCGAGGATGAAGCGCGCGATGCCGAGATAGCTCGGGGGGTGGGAGAAATTCGCCTACACTCCACCCCCAGGCAGCGCCTGCATGCGAACCCCAACAGGAAGGGACTCGCATGACCAGACGATCCACCGCCGCGCCCGCGCCGGCGCCCACCATCCCGAAGATCCCGCCGACGCAGGTGCTGAGCCGGCTCGCCGCGCTGCAGGCTGCGCCGACCGCCACGCTGAAGGACCAATGGCGGGAGCTGTTCGGCAAGGAGCCGCCGCCCTGGAATCGGGCCTATATCCAGAGCCGGCTGGCATATCGGATCCAGGAACTCGCGTATGGCGGGCTGAAACCCGAGACCGTCGACCGGCTCGTGGCGCTGGGTGAGCAACTGGATGGCGGCAACGTCGTCCTGCGCCGAATCCGCGCCGACAGCCGGCCATTGGCCGGCACGCGCCTGATCCGCGAATGGCAGGGCGTGCAGCACGTGGTCACGGTGCGCATGAACGACTTCGAATTCGAGGGGCGACCATACCAGTCGCTCTCGGCCATCGCGCGGCACATCACCGGCACGCGGTGGAACGGCTGGACGTTCTTCGGGCTGCGCGCGCGGGGTGAAGCATGACCCGCCGCGCCCGCATCGAGCCAGCCAT from Roseococcus microcysteis includes these protein-coding regions:
- a CDS encoding DUF2924 domain-containing protein → MTRRSTAAPAPAPTIPKIPPTQVLSRLAALQAAPTATLKDQWRELFGKEPPPWNRAYIQSRLAYRIQELAYGGLKPETVDRLVALGEQLDGGNVVLRRIRADSRPLAGTRLIREWQGVQHVVTVRMNDFEFEGRPYQSLSAIARHITGTRWNGWTFFGLRARGEA